GGCGTACCTCTGCGTGGGTCGGGTCGAGGGCTTCGACACCGAGCCCGAGCTGGCGACCGCCGGGTGGGCCTCGCCCCGGCCCCTCGAGTGGGCGGTGCACCGCGAACGGTGGGGGAACCGCGACGGGACCAGTCCGTTCCGGGAGGCCGTAGCCGCCGTCACCCCGACCGACTCCGGGGCCATGGCCGCGGCCGGCGCCCACCAGTCACGGTTGACCAAGCCGCCCGGCGCCCTCGGGGAGCTGGAGGCCCTGAGCGTGCGGCTGGCCGGGGCGGCGGGCGCCGACCCGCCCCCCGTCCCCGAGCCCGCGACCGTGGCGGTGTTCGCCGGCGACCATGGCGTGGTCGCCTCCGGGGTCACGCCCTGGCCCGCCGAGGTGACCACGCAGATGGTCGGGAACTTCTGCGCCGGGGGGGCGGCGGTCAACGCCATCGCCCGGCAGGTCGGCGCCGACGTGGTGGTCGTCGACGTCGGGGTGGCCGGCGACCTCGACCCCGCCCCGGGCCTCATCCGGCGCAAGGTCCGCCGGGGCACCGGGGACATCGGCCGCGAGCCGGCCATGACCCGGGAGGAGGCCACCGCCGCCCTCGACGTGGGCGCCGAGGTGGCCCGGGAGCTGGTGGCGGCGGGCAACCGCTGCCTGCTCACGGGGGACATGGGCATCGGGAACACCACGCCGTCGGCGGCGCTGATCGCCCACTTCACCGGGCGCACGGCCGCCGAGGTGACCGGGCGGGGCACCGGCATCGACGACGACATGCTCGTGACCAAGGTGGCGGTGGTGGAGGCGGCCCTGGCCCGGACCCGGGCGGCGGGGCTCGACCCGGCGGACCACGTGGCCGCGCTGGCCTCGCTCGGCGGGCTGGAGATCGCCGCCCTGGCGGGCTACATCGTCGGCGGGGCGGCGGCCCGGGTGCCGGTGGTGGTGGACGGGGTGATCGCCGGCGCCGCCCTGCTGGTGGCGGCCGCGCTGTGCCCGGACGCGGTGGGGTACTGCTTCGCCGGGCACCGCTCGGCCGAGCCCGGGGCCGGGGCCGTGCTCGACCACCTCGGGATGCGGCCCCTCCTCGACCTCGACCTCCGGCTGGGCGAGGGAACGGGAGCGTGCCTGGCGCTGCCCCTGCTCCAGTCGGCCGCCCGCGTGCTGCGGGAGATGGCCACCTTCGATCAGGCGGGTGTGACCGACAAGACCTGACCGGTAACGTCGCCCCGGACCGGGGACAAGGAGCCACCAGATGACCACGACCACCGAGAAGGCGACCGAGCTGACCGGGGAGACCCGGATGCTGATCGACGGTCAGCTGACCGAGGCCCGCTCCGGAAAGCGCTTCGACAACGTCAACCCGGCCACCGAGGAGGTGCTCGGCCAGGTGGCCGACGCGTCGGTCGAGGACATGGAGGCGGCCATCGCCGCCGCCCGGCGGGCCTTCGACGAGACCGGCTGGTCCACCGACAAGGCGCTCCGCAAGCGCTGCCTCGAGCAGCTCCAGGCCGCCCTCGAGGAGGAGAAGGAGGCCATCCGCTCCGAGCTGGTGGCCGAGGTCGGCACGCCGGTGATGATCACCTACGGGCCCCAGCTCGACGCCCCGCTCTCCGACGGGCTGTTGTGGCCGGCGCGGATGATCGACGAGTTCGAGTGGGAGCGGGACCTCCCCCTCGGCACCGCCTTCGGAATGACGTCCCGCCGCCAGGTGTGGAAGGAGCCCGCCGGCGTGGTGGGCGCCATCATCCCCTGGAACTTCCCGGTCGAGATCACCATCAACAAGCTGGGCCCGATCCTGGCCATGGGGAACACGGTCATCGTTAAGCCGGCCCCCGACACGCCGTGGAACGCCACGCGCATCGGCCGGCTCATCGCCGAGCGCACCGACATCCCGGCCGGGGTCGTCAACGTCGTCACGTCGTCCGACCACATGGTGGGCGAGGTCCTCGTGACCGACCCGCGCGTCGACCTGATCTCGTTCACCGGGTCGACCGCCACCGGCCGACGGATCATGGAGAAGGGCGCGGCCTCGCTCAAGCGCCTCTTCCTGGAGCTCGGAGGCAAGTCGGCCCAGATCGTGCTCGACGACGCCGACCTCGAGGCCAGCATGCCGTTCGCGTCGATGGTGTGCATGCACGCCGGCCAGGGTTGCGCCATGCTCACCCGGCTCCTCGTGCCCCGGAAGCAGTACGACCGCGCCGTCGAGCTGGCCGCACCGGGGTTCGCAAGCGTGGCGGTGGGGGACCCCACCGACCCCGGCACGCTGCAGGGCCCCCAGGTCAGTGCCCGCCAGCGCGACCGCGTGCTCGGCTACATCGAGAAGGGCAAGGAGGAGGGGGCCCGGGTCGTGCACGGCGGCGGCCGCCCCGCCAATCTGCCCAAGGGATGGTTCGTGGAGCCCACCCTGTTCGCCGACGTCGACAACTCGATGACGATCGCCCGCGAAGAGATCTTCGGGCCGGTCCTCGTGATGATCCCCTACGAGGACGACGACGACGCCGTGCGCATCGCCAACGACAGCGAGTACGGCCTGTCCGGGTCGGTGTCCTCCGCCTCGGAGGAGCGCGCCCTGTGTGTGGCCCGACGCATCCGGGCCGGGACCCTGAGCGTGAACGGCGGCGTCTGGTACGGACCCGACGCCCCGTTCGGGGGCTACAAGGCCAGCGGGGTGGGTCGCCAGTGCGGCATCGAGGGCCTCAACCAGTACCTCGAGACCAAGACCATCGGCCTGCCCGGCGCCTAGCCGGGACGGCCCTCCCCGCGCTGGTTGGCGCCCCGCTCGGTCATCTCCCGGTAGTGCTCCGCCACCTCGGGGTCGGGCTTGTTCTTGTCGGCC
The sequence above is drawn from the Acidimicrobiales bacterium genome and encodes:
- the cobT gene encoding nicotinate-nucleotide--dimethylbenzimidazole phosphoribosyltransferase; translation: MSADGSLDPAARAALYRVIEARRDVRRRFLPDPVPDDVLRRVLQAAHLAPSVGLSQPWDFLLVADPDVRRQVAAHVEEQRLRFAASLSGSRARLFDRLKVEAILDAPLNVVVTSTLERGGARVLGRQLQPETAAFSTCLAIENLWLAARAEGLGVGWVSFYEPERLAVILGLPPHVAPLAYLCVGRVEGFDTEPELATAGWASPRPLEWAVHRERWGNRDGTSPFREAVAAVTPTDSGAMAAAGAHQSRLTKPPGALGELEALSVRLAGAAGADPPPVPEPATVAVFAGDHGVVASGVTPWPAEVTTQMVGNFCAGGAAVNAIARQVGADVVVVDVGVAGDLDPAPGLIRRKVRRGTGDIGREPAMTREEATAALDVGAEVARELVAAGNRCLLTGDMGIGNTTPSAALIAHFTGRTAAEVTGRGTGIDDDMLVTKVAVVEAALARTRAAGLDPADHVAALASLGGLEIAALAGYIVGGAAARVPVVVDGVIAGAALLVAAALCPDAVGYCFAGHRSAEPGAGAVLDHLGMRPLLDLDLRLGEGTGACLALPLLQSAARVLREMATFDQAGVTDKT
- a CDS encoding aldehyde dehydrogenase family protein is translated as MTTTTEKATELTGETRMLIDGQLTEARSGKRFDNVNPATEEVLGQVADASVEDMEAAIAAARRAFDETGWSTDKALRKRCLEQLQAALEEEKEAIRSELVAEVGTPVMITYGPQLDAPLSDGLLWPARMIDEFEWERDLPLGTAFGMTSRRQVWKEPAGVVGAIIPWNFPVEITINKLGPILAMGNTVIVKPAPDTPWNATRIGRLIAERTDIPAGVVNVVTSSDHMVGEVLVTDPRVDLISFTGSTATGRRIMEKGAASLKRLFLELGGKSAQIVLDDADLEASMPFASMVCMHAGQGCAMLTRLLVPRKQYDRAVELAAPGFASVAVGDPTDPGTLQGPQVSARQRDRVLGYIEKGKEEGARVVHGGGRPANLPKGWFVEPTLFADVDNSMTIAREEIFGPVLVMIPYEDDDDAVRIANDSEYGLSGSVSSASEERALCVARRIRAGTLSVNGGVWYGPDAPFGGYKASGVGRQCGIEGLNQYLETKTIGLPGA